The Oleiphilus messinensis DNA segment CTCTACCCCTACGTTCAGTACCCACCTTTATTGAGTTACTGATTGGGGCGATGCTCACGCCAACAGGGTTTGTCACTGATGCCTGGTTGATGGTGGCAATGAAGCGTCACTGGAGCAGTTATTTCAAGTGGTTGCAAAAGGGAAAGTGGTCATGGGTTGCACTCGCGCAACAGCTGGGTCAGTTACTGACTCAATGGTGTCCCAATGAACAGTGGTATTTGGCCATTGATGATACCTTGGTGCTAAGGAGTTCCAAGAAAGCACCCAGTAGTCAGTTTCATCACATGCATGGTAACAAGGCCAACCGCCCGCAATTTGTTCGCGGCCAGTGTTGGGTCAGTTTATCAGCGATTGTTAAGGGGCAGAAACAAGCCTGGTCGATCCCACTGATCTCGCGCTTAACGCGAGCCTGCGGGAACGGTAACAAGCTGGTAACGGCAGGCATTTTACTTCGCGTGATGAGGTCATTTTTTACCGGGGCCACTGTCCTGATGGATAGCTGGTATATGCGGGGTACGCTGATTGCCTCCCTTCAAGGTATGGGGTATCACGTTATCGGGCAAGTCCGAAAGGATACCGCCTTATACGATGTTCCAGAACGAACCGGGAAAAGAGGACGCCCTCGAAAGTACGGAGAGAAATACACACCAGAGCGAGTCACTAACCTGGAAGAGACTTGCGCCAATGTCACGATCTATGGACGACAGCAGTCACTGAGGTATCGAACAGTGATAGCCAAAGCCCGCTTTTTAGATGGGCAGCTCGTAAAGGTTGTGTGGGTGCAGTTTGAAAACGAAGACGGTAGCTTAAAACCTGCCCGGCTCTTGTTGACGACTCGAACGAATATGTCGGGCATCGACATCATAAAAGCCTACGCCAAGCGCTGGAGTATTGAGCCCATGTTCCATCAGTTAAAGAATCGCTGGGGCTGGAATGAGACTTGGCAGCAATCCAGACAGGTGCTGCATCGGTGGGTTCAGATCATCTCTCTCAGCTATGCGCTGGTGCAGTTGCTCACTTATTGGAAAGAGTCGGCAGGTCAAGAAATGCACTTGGACATCCCTTGGCGCAAACATGCGCCGATTACGGCGGGACTGGTTCGGTTAAAGCTGCAACGGAATTTACAGCAAGTTGCCGTGAGGGATTGGTGGGACGTAAAGTCTCGAATATTTAAACCGCCAGCGAGGGCTATTGAGTAGTATAAAGACTCTCGCTAGCGAAAAGCCGCCTAGAATAAGGCGGGTAGAAGAGAAAGCAGAATTTATCCGGTCAGAAATCAGGACTGGAGGATCATGCTCAAACTCTAAACTTTAGATACATCTTCCACCCTTTTGTTTAACAACTGCTTGACCATACGGTCACCAAGACACATAATATGGTTGGCCGCCCAAACAAATAGTATGAAGAAATCTAGGGCGTGTTGACGTTTCACATAGGTAACCACTGAATTGCACATGCCATCGCCACCACAGATTC contains these protein-coding regions:
- a CDS encoding IS701 family transposase — encoded protein: MDAKGYGNIPEILFDWITFLVKALPLRSVPTFIELLIGAMLTPTGFVTDAWLMVAMKRHWSSYFKWLQKGKWSWVALAQQLGQLLTQWCPNEQWYLAIDDTLVLRSSKKAPSSQFHHMHGNKANRPQFVRGQCWVSLSAIVKGQKQAWSIPLISRLTRACGNGNKLVTAGILLRVMRSFFTGATVLMDSWYMRGTLIASLQGMGYHVIGQVRKDTALYDVPERTGKRGRPRKYGEKYTPERVTNLEETCANVTIYGRQQSLRYRTVIAKARFLDGQLVKVVWVQFENEDGSLKPARLLLTTRTNMSGIDIIKAYAKRWSIEPMFHQLKNRWGWNETWQQSRQVLHRWVQIISLSYALVQLLTYWKESAGQEMHLDIPWRKHAPITAGLVRLKLQRNLQQVAVRDWWDVKSRIFKPPARAIE